Proteins encoded by one window of Cellvibrio sp. KY-GH-1:
- the ubiB gene encoding ubiquinone biosynthesis regulatory protein kinase UbiB: MVFFRLLTILRVFARYRLDKLLPDNLPFAARLLLIFFRLFPTPKLSRGECLRRACEDLGPIFVKFGQLLSTRPDLVPDDIVSELNHLQDNVAPFSNEVFQRIVEQSLGAKVAEVFASYDTAPLASASVAQVHTATLKDGRDVVIKVIRPGIEKVIAQDIELLLRVARWVENNTLDGKRLHPVEIVEDYRTTIFDELDLQREAANGSQLRRNFLNSPLLYVPEVYWDYTRHNVLVMERIYGIPVTDMPALNAQNTNLKKLAERGVEIFFTQVFDHNFFHADMHPGNIFVATQNPQMPQYIAVDMAIVGSLTREDQYYLARNLLAMFRRDYRQVAELHVKSGWVPSYVRVEELEAAIRTVCEPIFEKPLKEISFANVLLTLFRTARRFEMEVQPQLVLLQKTLLNIEGLGRQLYPDLDLWATAHPYLERWLKNRFHPKNLWRELKRTAPDWMEKFPQVPDLIFNSLQQLPQMSQRLDLLTHELTERKVRKHHHGRRKLIALVAFGSAAYFLYRDTQGSAVLRDWLFTDLSPSTIALIAIGLLAVWFRK; the protein is encoded by the coding sequence ATGGTCTTTTTCCGCTTATTAACAATCCTGCGTGTGTTTGCCCGTTATCGTTTGGATAAACTGCTGCCCGACAATCTGCCGTTTGCCGCGCGCCTGTTATTAATTTTCTTTCGCCTGTTTCCAACGCCTAAGCTTTCTCGCGGTGAATGCCTGCGGCGCGCTTGCGAAGACCTTGGTCCCATTTTTGTAAAATTCGGCCAACTGCTTTCTACACGCCCGGATCTGGTGCCCGACGATATAGTCAGCGAACTCAATCACCTGCAAGACAATGTTGCGCCTTTTTCCAACGAGGTTTTCCAGCGCATTGTGGAGCAATCGCTCGGCGCGAAAGTGGCTGAGGTATTTGCCAGCTATGACACGGCGCCTCTCGCCTCTGCATCGGTTGCGCAAGTACATACCGCGACTTTAAAAGATGGCCGCGATGTCGTCATCAAAGTCATTCGCCCCGGTATTGAAAAAGTCATCGCGCAGGATATAGAACTGTTATTGCGTGTCGCCCGCTGGGTGGAAAACAACACCCTGGACGGCAAGCGCCTGCACCCGGTGGAAATTGTCGAAGATTATCGCACCACCATTTTCGATGAACTGGATTTACAGCGCGAAGCGGCCAACGGCTCACAACTGCGGCGCAACTTTTTAAATTCGCCCCTGCTGTATGTGCCCGAAGTTTACTGGGATTACACTCGCCATAACGTGTTGGTAATGGAGCGCATCTACGGGATTCCCGTGACCGATATGCCGGCACTCAATGCGCAAAATACCAACCTGAAAAAACTGGCCGAGCGCGGCGTAGAGATTTTTTTCACCCAGGTGTTTGATCACAACTTCTTTCACGCCGATATGCACCCGGGCAATATTTTTGTCGCCACGCAAAATCCGCAAATGCCACAATATATCGCCGTGGATATGGCCATCGTTGGTTCGCTCACGCGCGAAGATCAATATTATTTAGCGCGCAACCTGCTCGCCATGTTCCGCCGCGATTATCGCCAAGTTGCAGAATTGCACGTGAAAAGCGGGTGGGTGCCCAGCTATGTGCGCGTGGAAGAATTGGAGGCGGCGATTCGCACTGTGTGCGAGCCCATCTTTGAAAAACCGCTGAAAGAAATTTCCTTTGCCAATGTATTGCTGACCCTGTTCCGCACTGCACGTCGTTTTGAAATGGAAGTGCAACCGCAGCTGGTGTTATTGCAAAAAACCCTGCTCAACATTGAAGGCCTTGGTCGTCAGTTGTACCCGGATCTGGATCTCTGGGCTACCGCGCATCCTTACTTGGAGCGCTGGCTTAAGAACCGTTTCCACCCCAAAAACCTCTGGCGCGAACTCAAACGCACCGCACCCGACTGGATGGAAAAATTCCCGCAGGTGCCGGATTTGATTTTCAACAGCCTGCAACAGTTGCCGCAGATGTCCCAGCGCCTGGACCTGCTCACCCACGAACTGACCGAGCGCAAAGTCCGCAAACATCATCACGGCCGTCGCAAGCTCATCGCCCTGGTCGCCTTCGGTAGCGCCGCCTATTTCCTCTACCGCGATACTCAGGGGTCAGCCGTGTTGCGCGACTGGTTATTTACCGATTTATCGCCTTCGACTATCGCGCTCATTGCGATTGGTTTATTGGCGGTGTGGTTCCGAAAGTAA
- a CDS encoding SCP2 domain-containing protein, with product MLITAALASAEKIINTALRYDPATRLKLARLSGKILAVNITAPVAINLFVMPLDEEIELMANWDGEVDTQLSGSLMALLQLSTTEIHNLKYSGVTAMGDLTLLADLQQLLKHLDIDWEDMLSQFTGDIIGHQTAQIIRAKFGWAKDRAQTAARLGKEFLTEEYQALVSKPELDDFHQQVDELRLAVDRAAARVEKLLAERKP from the coding sequence ATGCTGATCACTGCAGCCCTCGCCAGCGCGGAAAAAATTATCAACACCGCGCTGCGCTATGACCCGGCCACACGCCTGAAACTCGCGCGCCTCTCGGGTAAAATCCTCGCGGTCAATATCACGGCGCCAGTCGCAATAAATTTATTTGTGATGCCGCTGGATGAAGAAATCGAGTTGATGGCAAATTGGGATGGCGAAGTCGATACGCAACTAAGTGGTTCGCTGATGGCATTGCTGCAATTATCTACCACCGAAATTCACAACCTGAAATATTCGGGCGTGACCGCTATGGGCGATTTGACGCTCTTGGCAGATTTGCAACAGTTACTGAAGCACCTGGATATTGATTGGGAAGATATGCTCAGCCAATTTACCGGCGATATTATCGGCCACCAGACCGCACAAATTATTCGCGCAAAATTCGGCTGGGCCAAGGATCGTGCGCAAACAGCTGCACGTCTGGGCAAAGAATTTCTCACTGAAGAATATCAGGCACTGGTATCCAAACCTGAGCTGGATGATTTCCATCAACAAGTAGATGAATTGCGGTTAGCGGTCGACCGCGCGGCCGCGCGCGTAGAAAAACTGCTTGCGGAGCGCAAACCGTAG